DNA sequence from the Thalassotalea sp. 273M-4 genome:
TGCACTAACACCAACCATTCCACCAATGGCATTAATGACGCGCACACTTCTTTAAACTGTTGTGAAACCACTTTACGCTCGTCATCACCTATGCTTTGATAAGCGCAAAATAAGACCTCACCTTCAGCGGCTTTAGCAATAGTTCGGTTCATCAAATTTAACTGTTTTTCAACGGCGTCATAATTTTCACTGTTTTGCAAAAACACGTAGGCCATTTCATCACTGGTGCGACAGATAAAGCCACCACTGAGCAAGATTTCCATCACCTGACCGAATTGACTTATCATAATGATGCTCCTATTTGCTGTGCTTGTTGACGCTGTTTTAATCGCTCACTAATGGGGTTTACCTTTGGTGTCACTTTACGAAGTTTCTGCTCTTTTGCATCTTTATCAATTAAATAGCGATTGGTAAAAAAGTGCAATACGTCTGACTCAGGGTTTGGAAAGGCACCAATAACCGTGATGTTATTGGCCAAACAGGCATCGAAAATCTTCTTCACGTTTTTATTCGCAAGAGTACCGATCTCATCAATGGGCCAGTGCACAATAACCTCAGAATCGCCACGTAATAACCGGGTAAAAGCCAGTAAAAACTTACATAAAATCAAATACGCCATACCATGACTGGATGACTCATTTAATTGCCTGTCGGTGCGAATATACAAGTCTGAATTACCCTCTTTTAAGTGCAATTCAATGTCTAAAAACTGGCCAATGCCACCGCTAATGGTGGTACGACCTAATACTTCCTGCACTTCACGAATGGTATCGGTATATTCTTGATCTGGCAGAGGCGCATTGTCATCGCGTAACCATGCTTGATGCAACTTGTTAAAGCGCAATAACTTCGGCCAAAAATCAAACTCGCTGATTTTTGAGCGTATTCTTACCGAAGATTGCGAAACGCCATCTAAGAACAGCTCCTTGTCGACCTCTTTTGTAATGCGCCTAGATTGCGACTCAATGCGTTTATCTATATCCGCTAAAATATTGTAATACTGAGTTAAATCATTACCAAAGTTAAGACCATTATTGCGCACGCCTTCTAGGTGTTGCGGCACCATGACCGTTAATAAGCTATCGAGTTCTGAGATCATTTTACGGTGATCAAGGGTTTCAATACCTTGGGCATTACTGATAAAACAATCTTTTCGAGCATGCTCCCACGCTTCGGTTAAACTGATCCCAGACTTTTGCCCTATTAAGTTATCAAAGTGACTGACGTGAGCGCTTATGTCGTGACTCGCGCGACTTTGCGCTTCAATCAACTCTTGCGTTTCACTGATGCGAGCACCAATACTGCTTTGCTCTGGATTAAACGTCACCTGTGGTAATGCTAATAAAGCCAACTGCGGTTTTACTTGTTTTATTCTTTGTACCTGTTCGTTTTGCTCACTAAGTGCTTCTTCTAACTGACTAATTTGCTCTTGCAGTTGTTTTTTCTGCGATTTAAAACCGCCCGCTTTTTCAACCAATAAACGCTCTGCTTTCGCCTTTTGATCTTTGTGATGGCTTAACTGTTTAGTCTGTTCAGCTTTTTGCTCGGTAAACACTAAGGTATACCAACGTTTGTATTCAGAAACTTTGTCGCGATACTTGTTGGTGATGTCAATTTGCTCTTTTAATTGGCTTAATTGTTGTTTTAGCAAACTGATTTGATCTACATCCACCTCTCGACTGGCAAGCTCATTTTTATACCACTGCTTACAGCTTTTAATGCCCTCTTTATATTGTTGTTCTGCGTTTTGACGTTGCTGCTCAATTTGCTCTATTTTAGTTTCAATATCATTTGCTAATTGCTGCCAATGAAGCTCATGCTCCATTTTTTCATCGTGTATTTGCTCGTCATCGCTTTCAAGCGCATCGGCTTTATTAAGCTGTAACTTTTGCATCGCTTTGGTTAATGCTTGAAGTTGTTGCTGATGCTTTAATTTGCGTTCTGCCAAGGCTTGTTTGTGCTGTGCTTTTAACTGTTCAACTTCGTCTTGAATGCGTTTACGCCCTTGCTCTTTAAATTGACATTGCGACAACAATTGGGTGTGTTGCAATTCGAGATCTTTCACTTGGGCGTTTAATTTAACTAAGTTTGCTTCAATTTCAGCTTGGCCATTTTGTGCGGCTTGTAAATCTTGTTGGGCTATTTCCAACTGTTTTTGCAACTGGCTTTCGGTTTGCAAAATATCGGTTTCAGCAATGGCGTTAGTATCAAGAAGAACGCCAAAGACACTGTTTGCATGCGCCTTGTCAGGGCTCAACATTGGCGCTAAATCGGTACGAGATAACAGCTCAGGGTTAATTATTTTACCAAGCTCTGCTTCCCACCCTGGGCGCTCTTTTCGTAAAAACTCTAATAAGGTTTTATCACCGGGGTAAAGCCAAGCGTATATTTGATCTACTTTTTGTTGCTGTACACCAACCCCATGACGCGCTTTATGAAGCTGCTCATTAGCGTTAAGTTGCTGTGTTTTTAATTGATTGAACCTCTGTTGCACGTTTTGCAGTTCCGTGCGTGCATGGTCTTCATCAAGTTGGGCATCTTGCAAGTTGGCTTGCAGTAGCGCCATGTCTTCTTGTTCTGACGATGTTGGTCCACTTAATTGGATTTGGGTAGAAACACGTTCAATGTTTAGGTTTGCTTGATTAATTTGACGGTCAAAATCGTCTTTAATTTCACTTCGCCTTTGTTCTTGCTTCTCTTTAAGCTCTTGTAATGCGTTACTTTCTTCTCGCATCACTTGTTGAAGTTGGCTAC
Encoded proteins:
- a CDS encoding ATP-binding protein — translated: MSGLKRIILIDTHLPGLVELQVDGHTNICGTNASGKTTLQRLVPVFYGESPNKVVPATRDNFQTWYLPRESSFIIFEYQRLDNRLCMTVLSSSATGVVYRFVDKGFESSDFIGKDITGTRSIAVAEIFRSFRRQQIVTSKALNTKEYRAIIQNDRAVMALSSNKRELLSSARFFSLCESHARLRHVEKLIKAVHSKEGKMETIKAMIAAILEEDGVETPTNKLSKKQLDDWIKECLLIKEFQQLMPQYDKLKQVNASLVQTESRLAQLAELLSLDLSRLSESIVKAESDRDSYKSQLTRISKEFEEQRDELNQRISAARGEATTAEKKLDQIDDEFNNWQDLDIETHAANLDNVSAWQSQHQSLTEQHALLTAEHQDIEAAYHKRLAELEKKHNKDQVELNSNKDQARSQLQQVMREESNALQELKEKQEQRRSEIKDDFDRQINQANLNIERVSTQIQLSGPTSSEQEDMALLQANLQDAQLDEDHARTELQNVQQRFNQLKTQQLNANEQLHKARHGVGVQQQKVDQIYAWLYPGDKTLLEFLRKERPGWEAELGKIINPELLSRTDLAPMLSPDKAHANSVFGVLLDTNAIAETDILQTESQLQKQLEIAQQDLQAAQNGQAEIEANLVKLNAQVKDLELQHTQLLSQCQFKEQGRKRIQDEVEQLKAQHKQALAERKLKHQQQLQALTKAMQKLQLNKADALESDDEQIHDEKMEHELHWQQLANDIETKIEQIEQQRQNAEQQYKEGIKSCKQWYKNELASREVDVDQISLLKQQLSQLKEQIDITNKYRDKVSEYKRWYTLVFTEQKAEQTKQLSHHKDQKAKAERLLVEKAGGFKSQKKQLQEQISQLEEALSEQNEQVQRIKQVKPQLALLALPQVTFNPEQSSIGARISETQELIEAQSRASHDISAHVSHFDNLIGQKSGISLTEAWEHARKDCFISNAQGIETLDHRKMISELDSLLTVMVPQHLEGVRNNGLNFGNDLTQYYNILADIDKRIESQSRRITKEVDKELFLDGVSQSSVRIRSKISEFDFWPKLLRFNKLHQAWLRDDNAPLPDQEYTDTIREVQEVLGRTTISGGIGQFLDIELHLKEGNSDLYIRTDRQLNESSSHGMAYLILCKFLLAFTRLLRGDSEVIVHWPIDEIGTLANKNVKKIFDACLANNITVIGAFPNPESDVLHFFTNRYLIDKDAKEQKLRKVTPKVNPISERLKQRQQAQQIGASL